A window of Thermococcus aggregans contains these coding sequences:
- a CDS encoding cyclase family protein, whose protein sequence is MIVDLTLELSEETTVYPGDPRVEIRKWTAIEKDGYYTNALFLGEHSGTHVDAPAHFIPGGKTIDEIPLERFIGKGVVLDVSSLNENIKPQDITKSAEVVLFYTGGREVYLSEEGAKYLVELGVKVVGIDAPTIGDSSTHKVLLSNEVVIFENLTNLQKLIGKEFTFFGVPLKIKNGSGSPVRAFAIIKEEE, encoded by the coding sequence GTGATAGTGGATTTAACCCTTGAGCTCAGCGAAGAAACCACTGTTTATCCCGGCGATCCAAGAGTTGAAATAAGAAAATGGACTGCAATTGAAAAAGACGGTTATTATACGAACGCCCTCTTCCTCGGAGAGCACAGCGGGACACATGTAGATGCTCCAGCACACTTCATTCCGGGCGGAAAGACGATAGATGAGATACCCCTTGAGAGATTCATTGGAAAAGGCGTAGTTCTGGATGTATCCTCTCTAAATGAGAACATAAAGCCGCAAGATATCACGAAAAGTGCCGAAGTCGTGCTTTTCTACACCGGTGGGAGAGAGGTATATCTCTCTGAGGAAGGGGCAAAATACTTGGTTGAGCTTGGTGTTAAGGTTGTGGGAATCGATGCCCCCACTATAGGTGATTCCAGCACTCACAAAGTCCTGCTGTCTAATGAAGTTGTTATTTTCGAAAACCTTACCAATCTACAAAAGCTCATAGGAAAGGAATTCACGTTCTTTGGGGTACCGTTGAAAATCAAAAACGGCTCGGGCAGTCCAGTTAGGGCTTTTGCAATAATAAAAGAAGAAGAGTAG